Below is a genomic region from Longimicrobium sp..
GAGGAGCCGTTCCAGCCGCTCCACCTCCGCGTCCGGTTTGGCGGACGGGTCCCACAGGTAGTCGTCGTGCTCAACCATCGAAGCCTCCAAGCTCTTCCCTGAGCTGTTTCATGCCGCGATGCAGGTTCACCCGCACCGATCCGGGGGTGAGCCCCGTGCGCTCGGCGATCTCGGCGCCGCTCATCCCCTCCACCAGGCGCAGCACGAGCGGCTCACGGTATGCCTCCGGGAGCCGGTGGATCGCCGCGAGCACGTCATCCACCCGCAGCTCGCCGGCCGACGGAGCCGCGGCCGGGTCGGGGACGTCGTCCTCGAGAGCCACCAGCCTGCGCCCGCCGCGGTGCAGCATGCGCGCGCGGTTGCGGGCGATGGCGGCGATCCACTTCACGAACGCCGCGGGCTCGCGCAGCGTGTGCATCCGTGCCAGGGCTGCGAGGAAGACGTCCTGCACCAGGTCTTCCGCCTCCTGCCGCGGTGCGTGGGCCAGCAGGATGCCGTGCACCAGCCGCCCGTGCAGCCGGTACAGCTCCGCGAACGCCCCGCGGTCGCCCGCCTGCGCGGCGCGGACCAGCGCGTCGTCCACGCCCGCGGCGGGTTCGCTGCGAACACGAGCGAACGGGTTCAGCCGCACGCGCACCGGCGCCTGAACGGATAGCGCCTCATCCACCCGCCGCTCCTCGTAAGCCCGTGCGGACCATGCCACCTCTGGAAAGCCGGGAAAGCCGCCATGCACCCTCGTGTTTTCTAAGATGCACTTCCGCCGCGGATGTTAACCGGCTGCCAGAGATGCTACACGCAAACGGCAACTGCTTGGCTCACAGAGAGGCACAGAGACACGGAGAAATTGGGAGGGACGTCTTGAAAAACCGACTTGTACGCG
It encodes:
- a CDS encoding sigma-70 family RNA polymerase sigma factor, with the translated sequence MDEALSVQAPVRVRLNPFARVRSEPAAGVDDALVRAAQAGDRGAFAELYRLHGRLVHGILLAHAPRQEAEDLVQDVFLAALARMHTLREPAAFVKWIAAIARNRARMLHRGGRRLVALEDDVPDPAAAPSAGELRVDDVLAAIHRLPEAYREPLVLRLVEGMSGAEIAERTGLTPGSVRVNLHRGMKQLREELGGFDG